From Levilactobacillus zymae, a single genomic window includes:
- a CDS encoding UbiD family decarboxylase has product MTNEPYDLRRVLAELKTHPGQYHKTDVAVDPNAELSGVYRYIGAGGTVQRPTQEGPAMMFNQVTGFPGTRVLTGLMASRRRVGLMFHHDYQTLGQFLNDAVDHPVPPVEVSEAQAPAHEVIHRATDPDFDIRKLVAAPTNTPQDAGPYITVGVVLGSNKAKTMSDVTIHRMVLEDKDKLGIYIMPGGRHIGKFASEYEAANEPMPVTISIGLDPAITIGATFEPPTTPLGYNELGVAGAIRQEAVGLVPGLTVDERAIARAEYTLEGYILPNERVQEDLNTHTGKAMPEFPGYDGDANPALQVIQVTAVTHRKEPIMQSVIGPSEEHVSMAGIPTEASILELTNRAIPGKVLNVYNPPAGGGKLMTIMQIHKDDEADEGIQRQAALLAFSAFKELKTVILVDEDVDIFDMNDVMWTVNTRFQADQDIVVLPGMRNHPLDPSERPEYDPKSIRVRGMSSKLILDGTVPFDLKDQFERAQFKDVPDWQKYLK; this is encoded by the coding sequence ATGACAAACGAACCTTATGATTTACGCCGGGTCTTAGCCGAACTTAAAACGCATCCCGGCCAGTATCACAAAACCGACGTCGCCGTCGATCCGAACGCGGAACTCTCCGGGGTCTACCGCTACATTGGCGCCGGGGGCACGGTCCAACGGCCGACCCAAGAAGGCCCCGCAATGATGTTTAACCAGGTCACCGGGTTTCCCGGCACCCGCGTTTTAACGGGGTTAATGGCCAGTCGTCGGCGGGTCGGGTTGATGTTTCACCACGACTACCAGACCCTGGGCCAGTTTTTAAACGACGCAGTCGACCACCCGGTCCCACCCGTGGAGGTGTCCGAGGCTCAGGCCCCGGCCCACGAAGTTATTCATCGGGCCACCGATCCGGATTTTGATATTCGTAAATTAGTGGCGGCCCCGACCAACACACCCCAAGACGCCGGTCCCTACATCACGGTCGGCGTGGTGCTGGGATCTAACAAGGCCAAGACCATGAGCGACGTGACGATTCACCGGATGGTGCTAGAAGATAAGGATAAATTAGGCATCTACATCATGCCTGGTGGCCGGCACATCGGCAAGTTTGCCAGTGAATACGAAGCGGCCAACGAACCCATGCCCGTCACCATTAGTATTGGCTTGGACCCGGCCATCACCATCGGCGCGACCTTCGAGCCGCCAACCACGCCGTTAGGTTATAACGAACTGGGCGTGGCGGGGGCCATCCGCCAAGAGGCCGTGGGGCTGGTACCGGGACTAACGGTCGACGAACGGGCGATTGCCCGGGCCGAATATACCCTGGAAGGTTACATTTTACCCAACGAACGCGTCCAAGAAGACCTCAACACCCACACGGGCAAGGCCATGCCCGAATTTCCGGGCTACGATGGCGACGCGAACCCGGCCTTACAGGTTATTCAGGTCACCGCGGTCACGCACCGCAAGGAGCCCATCATGCAAAGCGTCATCGGCCCGTCCGAAGAACACGTCAGCATGGCGGGGATTCCCACCGAAGCCAGCATCCTAGAACTGACCAACCGGGCGATTCCGGGTAAGGTCTTAAACGTCTACAATCCGCCGGCCGGTGGGGGGAAGCTGATGACTATCATGCAGATTCACAAGGATGACGAGGCCGACGAGGGCATTCAGCGGCAGGCCGCCTTACTGGCGTTCTCCGCGTTTAAGGAACTCAAGACCGTGATTCTGGTGGACGAAGACGTCGACATCTTCGACATGAACGACGTGATGTGGACCGTTAACACGCGGTTTCAGGCCGACCAGGATATCGTGGTTCTGCCGGGAATGCGTAACCACCCGTTGGACCCCTCGGAACGACCGGAATACGACCCGAAGTCGATTCGGGTCCGGGGGATGTCGTCGAAATTGATTTTAGATGGCACCGTGCCGTTTGACTTAAAAGACCAGTTCGAACGGGCCCAGTTCAAGGACGTGCCGGACTGGCAGAAGTATTTAAAATAA
- a CDS encoding UbiX family flavin prenyltransferase translates to MQKIIIGVTGASGTIYAVDLLRQLKALPGVETHLVMSAWATKNLALETDETLADVKALADVVYSDRDQGAAIASGSFLNAGMVIVPASMKTVASVAYGFGENLIARAADVTIKEQRKLVIVPRETPLSVIHLENLTKLARLGAQIIPPIPAFYNRPQTIQDLVTHQTMKVLDAFGIHRATDRRWEGD, encoded by the coding sequence ATGCAAAAAATCATTATCGGGGTCACGGGGGCTTCGGGAACCATTTACGCCGTCGACCTCTTGCGCCAGCTTAAGGCGTTGCCGGGCGTGGAGACTCACCTGGTGATGAGTGCCTGGGCCACCAAGAACTTGGCGCTAGAGACCGACGAGACCTTGGCGGACGTCAAAGCCTTGGCCGACGTGGTCTATAGCGACCGGGACCAGGGGGCCGCCATCGCCAGCGGGTCGTTTCTAAACGCCGGAATGGTCATCGTGCCCGCCAGCATGAAGACCGTGGCCAGCGTGGCGTACGGCTTCGGGGAAAACCTGATTGCCCGGGCCGCCGACGTCACCATTAAGGAACAACGTAAGCTGGTCATCGTCCCGCGCGAGACGCCGCTTAGCGTGATTCACCTGGAGAACCTGACCAAGTTGGCCCGGTTGGGGGCACAAATCATTCCCCCGATTCCGGCCTTCTACAACCGGCCACAAACCATTCAAGACCTGGTCACGCATCAGACCATGAAGGTGCTCGACGCTTTCGGCATCCACCGCGCCACGGATCGCCGTTGGGAGGGGGATTAG
- a CDS encoding amino acid decarboxylase translates to MPQFRVTQVGYTMTADLTVIGPDLLIVVTGGTHPHIGDVTTLTKTTALRTVKFPSHDGRFHKDYLVGERLARQLQPWLTGSCTVTAGIHVDHITQVQIAASGGMSDDLGRQIVAWLRAHPVTTTAPVYYRDDQTPPQD, encoded by the coding sequence ATGCCCCAATTTCGGGTGACTCAGGTTGGTTACACGATGACCGCCGACCTCACGGTGATTGGCCCCGACCTGTTAATCGTGGTGACCGGGGGCACGCACCCGCACATTGGCGACGTGACCACGCTGACCAAGACCACCGCGTTGCGGACCGTGAAATTTCCCAGTCATGACGGTCGTTTCCACAAGGATTATCTGGTGGGCGAACGCCTGGCCCGGCAGCTGCAACCCTGGCTCACGGGGAGTTGTACCGTGACGGCGGGCATCCACGTTGACCACATCACACAGGTCCAAATTGCGGCTAGTGGGGGGATGAGCGACGACTTAGGCCGCCAAATCGTGGCCTGGTTACGAGCGCATCCCGTAACGACGACGGCGCCCGTGTATTACCGCGATGACCAGACGCCACCGCAAGATTAG
- a CDS encoding MFS transporter, translating to MTKYQFQAAAFVLVSFMLGCNEFIVVGIISDISSSLKVSVATVGYLVTVFAIVYAISTPLVTILTNRFNRYRTFMALMVIFLIGNTLTGFATSFPILVAARLITAVVAGTIESLCIAISSVIAPRDKRAILISWLAAGFSIASVIGVPIGTAISTHLGWQDAFHVISGLCLVTCIVLGVLLPRDLKQPVSGIKDQLVLLSDKRIYLGSALILFTAAASYAYYTYVRPLITTTLGFNTSMLNWLLMIIGIVSIVSNRLSGTLAEHHGLQQLPKFYVVDIILLCLFPLAMQQAWTGYGLLLLLTLLVLIGVSSIQIHFLDVAEADSPQAVALASALNAIFFNVGISLGSATASGVLQKAGLTSLGWGAALFAVISLGLSVWLNHANAAHPLRRVVKVSE from the coding sequence GTGACCAAGTATCAATTTCAAGCGGCAGCTTTTGTGTTAGTGTCGTTCATGTTAGGGTGTAATGAATTTATTGTGGTTGGTATTATTTCTGATATTTCGAGTTCGTTGAAGGTGAGCGTGGCCACGGTGGGGTATCTGGTTACCGTCTTTGCCATTGTTTACGCCATCAGCACGCCGCTGGTGACCATCCTAACTAACCGGTTTAACCGTTATCGTACGTTTATGGCGCTCATGGTGATCTTCCTAATTGGTAACACCTTGACGGGCTTTGCCACCAGCTTTCCGATTCTGGTGGCGGCGCGCTTAATCACCGCCGTGGTGGCCGGGACCATCGAGTCGCTGTGTATTGCCATTTCCAGCGTGATTGCCCCGCGAGACAAACGGGCCATCCTGATTTCCTGGCTGGCCGCCGGGTTTAGCATCGCCTCGGTTATTGGGGTGCCGATTGGTACGGCCATCAGTACTCACCTTGGCTGGCAGGATGCCTTTCACGTCATTTCCGGGTTATGCCTCGTGACCTGCATCGTCTTGGGGGTCCTCTTACCACGAGATTTGAAACAACCCGTCAGTGGCATCAAGGATCAACTGGTCTTGCTGAGTGACAAGCGTATCTACCTCGGGTCGGCGTTGATCCTCTTCACGGCGGCCGCATCGTACGCCTATTACACCTATGTACGGCCCCTAATTACAACCACGTTAGGTTTTAATACCAGCATGTTGAACTGGTTGTTGATGATCATCGGTATTGTTAGTATTGTTAGTAACCGGCTATCCGGAACGTTGGCCGAGCACCATGGACTGCAACAATTACCCAAGTTCTACGTGGTTGACATCATTTTATTATGTCTCTTCCCGTTAGCGATGCAACAGGCGTGGACCGGCTACGGCTTGTTACTTCTCTTGACCCTCTTAGTTCTGATTGGCGTTTCGTCGATTCAGATTCATTTCTTGGACGTCGCCGAGGCCGACTCCCCACAGGCCGTTGCCCTGGCATCAGCGTTGAACGCCATTTTCTTCAACGTCGGTATCTCACTGGGATCGGCGACGGCTTCCGGCGTGCTCCAGAAGGCGGGACTCACTAGTCTTGGTTGGGGGGCCGCGCTGTTTGCGGTGATTTCTTTGGGCCTGTCGGTATGGCTCAATCACGCCAATGCCGCCCATCCGCTCCGACGGGTGGTAAAAGTTTCCGAATGA
- a CDS encoding MFS transporter → MNKYRWQAIVFVLVAFMLGCNEFMVVGVLSDIAKELRMPVATVGYLVTIFATVYAVSTPFITILTNRFSRYKTLMTLMVIFLIGNTISGLAFNYGVLLVSRVLTAMVAGAIISLIMTFASTIAPRDKRAGLVSWIFAGFSIASVFGVPIGTAISTAYSWHDAFYLISIISVITCLLLGWLLPRQVEQVQGSIKNQLVLLTDKRVYVAIALVLFSAATMYAYYTYIRPILTTGLGFSVTSLNWLLFLIGVMSIFSNRLSGALAERNGLRIMPWFYVVDIALLIVLPLGMNSKVMGLGILLVLTLIITVLNSPVQIHFLNIAEHDYPQSTVLASSLSSIFFNFGISLGSATASGLLGVVGIRHISWAAAVYAVISLGLALTLNRVIKAHRQAIAPK, encoded by the coding sequence TTGAACAAGTATCGTTGGCAAGCAATTGTCTTTGTCCTGGTGGCCTTCATGTTAGGCTGCAACGAATTTATGGTGGTCGGGGTCCTCTCCGATATCGCCAAGGAGCTGCGGATGCCGGTCGCCACGGTGGGGTATTTGGTGACCATCTTTGCGACGGTCTACGCCGTGAGTACCCCGTTCATCACGATTTTAACCAACCGCTTTAGTCGTTATAAAACGCTGATGACCCTGATGGTGATTTTCCTAATTGGGAATACCATAAGTGGATTGGCCTTTAACTACGGCGTTTTGTTGGTTTCGCGGGTCCTCACGGCGATGGTTGCCGGCGCCATCATTTCCTTAATTATGACCTTCGCCAGTACGATTGCGCCGCGCGATAAGCGGGCCGGGTTGGTCTCGTGGATCTTTGCCGGTTTCAGTATTGCCTCAGTTTTCGGGGTGCCCATCGGGACCGCCATTAGTACGGCTTACAGCTGGCACGATGCGTTTTATCTGATTTCGATCATTAGCGTGATCACCTGTCTCTTGTTGGGCTGGCTCTTGCCCCGGCAGGTTGAACAGGTGCAGGGCAGCATTAAGAATCAGTTAGTCCTATTGACCGACAAGCGGGTTTACGTGGCCATTGCCCTGGTCTTGTTTAGCGCGGCGACCATGTACGCCTACTACACCTACATTCGTCCCATCCTGACCACCGGCCTCGGGTTTAGCGTCACCAGCCTGAATTGGCTCCTATTCTTGATTGGGGTCATGAGCATCTTCAGCAACCGACTTTCCGGCGCGTTAGCCGAACGGAACGGACTGCGAATCATGCCGTGGTTTTACGTGGTCGACATTGCGTTATTGATTGTGCTGCCGCTGGGGATGAACAGTAAGGTCATGGGGCTGGGGATCTTATTGGTTTTGACGCTGATCATCACGGTGCTGAATTCGCCGGTCCAGATTCACTTCTTAAACATTGCCGAACACGATTATCCCCAGTCGACGGTGCTGGCATCGTCGTTGAGTTCCATCTTCTTTAACTTCGGCATTTCGCTGGGATCGGCGACGGCTTCGGGCTTGCTAGGCGTGGTCGGGATTCGCCACATCAGTTGGGCCGCCGCGGTGTACGCCGTGATCTCGCTGGGGTTGGCGTTGACGCTGAATCGCGTGATCAAGGCCCATCGGCAGGCGATTGCGCCCAAATAG
- a CDS encoding aldo/keto reductase has protein sequence MQVPELTLNDGYRMPAIGLGTYQVRGGQGVNQILAAIRDGYRSLDTATNYDNEGAVGEAIRRSGLPRSAFFVTSKLPGKYHQYADATMAIQESLYRMGLDYFDLFLIHWPLPKRDHYVEAWQAMIDARTRGLIRSIGVSNFEPEHLDRLMNETGVTPAVNQIEVHPYWAQEAMRQANLKRGIVTEAWSPLGRGSAALQEPVIQELAGKYQKNVGQIVLRWHTQRGIVPIPKARHLQHQRANLDIFDFSLTKDEIEAVNGLSKPDGRIDGQDPNVYEEFD, from the coding sequence ATGCAAGTGCCAGAATTAACGTTAAACGACGGGTATCGGATGCCCGCCATCGGTCTGGGAACCTACCAAGTTCGGGGCGGCCAGGGGGTTAATCAGATCCTGGCGGCAATTCGCGACGGCTACCGGAGCCTAGATACGGCGACCAACTACGATAACGAAGGGGCCGTGGGTGAAGCGATTCGCCGCTCCGGCTTACCCCGGTCGGCGTTTTTCGTGACCTCGAAGCTGCCGGGTAAATACCACCAATACGCCGATGCAACCATGGCGATCCAGGAATCCCTGTACCGCATGGGGTTGGACTACTTTGACCTGTTCTTGATTCACTGGCCGTTACCTAAGCGCGACCACTACGTTGAAGCCTGGCAGGCCATGATCGATGCCCGAACACGCGGGTTGATCCGGTCCATCGGGGTGTCAAACTTCGAACCGGAACATCTGGATCGGTTGATGAACGAGACCGGGGTCACGCCGGCGGTTAACCAGATTGAGGTCCACCCGTACTGGGCCCAGGAAGCCATGCGCCAAGCCAATTTAAAGCGTGGAATTGTGACCGAGGCCTGGAGTCCGTTGGGCCGGGGCAGTGCGGCCCTTCAGGAGCCGGTGATTCAAGAGCTGGCGGGAAAGTACCAGAAAAACGTGGGGCAAATCGTCCTGCGTTGGCACACCCAACGGGGCATTGTCCCGATCCCGAAGGCGCGACACCTGCAACACCAACGGGCCAACCTCGATATCTTTGATTTCAGCCTGACTAAGGACGAAATCGAGGCCGTCAACGGTTTAAGCAAGCCGGATGGCCGCATCGATGGTCAGGATCCTAACGTTTACGAAGAATTTGATTAA
- a CDS encoding serine hydrolase gives MFLKPVKLPPHFWVNHRHLILTSGLVILLGVGGLWGFQNRQALSAKKAAPQTPATATQIAHTQTQVQRRLQHYITQQAHNGTTSISFYNLGAKAGTPAAKQPNLRRLYAAGKLSAGINAHTPEVAASTYKLFIAAYVFQQHHQLGTAWTDGDTAGFEDMIINSGNDYADHTLDTNGLLAVDNFIGAQKWYTPVFNAGQTANTTAHSLNLALQALDRQDYPYNHAADRQWLLKLMRRQVYRSGIPAGAKAATPGTTVADKVGWYADTNNDAGIVTLPNGERYVLVIMTHGQHQSGFSGFPRIAKITQHIQHLVYGPQVARSLTN, from the coding sequence ATGTTTCTCAAACCCGTTAAGCTACCACCCCATTTTTGGGTCAACCATCGTCATCTGATTCTCACCAGCGGACTGGTGATCCTTTTGGGTGTGGGGGGACTCTGGGGCTTTCAGAACCGGCAAGCGCTGTCCGCCAAAAAAGCGGCTCCCCAGACGCCGGCCACAGCCACCCAAATCGCGCACACCCAAACGCAGGTGCAAAGACGCCTGCAGCACTACATCACCCAGCAAGCTCACAACGGGACCACCAGCATTAGTTTCTATAACCTTGGCGCCAAGGCGGGCACCCCGGCCGCTAAGCAACCTAACCTCCGGCGATTGTATGCCGCCGGGAAGCTCTCGGCCGGTATTAACGCCCACACACCAGAGGTCGCGGCCAGCACCTACAAGTTGTTTATTGCCGCCTACGTTTTTCAACAGCATCACCAACTAGGCACTGCCTGGACGGACGGCGACACCGCAGGATTCGAAGATATGATCATCAACAGTGGTAACGATTATGCGGATCACACCCTCGACACCAACGGCTTACTGGCCGTCGACAATTTCATCGGCGCGCAGAAGTGGTACACACCGGTCTTCAACGCCGGTCAAACGGCCAACACCACGGCCCACAGCCTGAACCTGGCCCTCCAAGCCCTCGACCGTCAAGACTATCCTTACAATCACGCGGCCGACCGCCAGTGGCTCTTGAAATTAATGCGGCGCCAGGTCTATCGCTCCGGAATTCCCGCGGGAGCCAAGGCCGCCACGCCGGGAACCACCGTGGCCGATAAAGTTGGCTGGTACGCCGACACCAACAATGATGCGGGGATTGTTACCCTGCCGAACGGCGAGCGCTATGTACTGGTCATTATGACCCACGGCCAACACCAATCCGGCTTCAGTGGATTCCCCCGCATCGCCAAAATCACCCAACACATTCAACACCTAGTCTACGGTCCCCAAGTGGCCCGCAGTCTCACCAATTAA
- a CDS encoding BspA family leucine-rich repeat surface protein, with translation MAYASQIHTIEVAPGATVVGDASAMFQGIDHAVDLDLRQLDVSQVTTLAGAFQDVHAARLDVTGWDTRQVKDLSHLFERASFYRNIKGLATWQTGQVTTMANFMRGIEFDAPVMAELGDWQTANVTDMHGSFAETENISVLDLSHWDMRQVKDCREFATWTRPNKRRIQIFRFGPHIRFDGAQKQTVLPLSRGYSHKWHQMFLRDTQGDYDDCEATYTPADLQKRYTGQAPQELQTYILDFFSLRVAGHDQKIEDGRPAEIDLKKYQLDMVYDRAFATGFHFERPVTEDDLEFGGAFKNTGRAPSEPGTYPVVLSQTGLEELLDLVDPFEDDTETYTVNVHPRFFGTYTILPKDPTQNMGKVQVRYATLTGEELAQTTLTGKIGSAYVSSQRDFKGYQLREVQGDILGTFTQAPQTITYLYAADEADENQQTPGPEQPGTPAPQPPVTSPEVPSPGETPGGDGEPTSPDGNGTPGHGDVDGDGDHSGQEPSQPGGNQGETPAPAPNPGQPEPGQPGTPAPAPSLPVPTPTPQPGPQPNPQPQPETKPKPDVTPQPEMQSQAEPKPKPKPKPNAQPTATPNRPVPGTPQLPGTSTTTHPGNWAPATTVAVPAGQATPTADATVTLTGGLTGATRVPTQPASQTSTQHALPQTNDQTSPWWHLLGAFLLAGTLYCGRRWKNLSKK, from the coding sequence TTGGCCTATGCTAGTCAGATTCATACCATCGAGGTGGCCCCAGGCGCTACGGTAGTGGGGGATGCCTCGGCCATGTTTCAAGGCATTGATCATGCGGTGGATCTAGATCTGCGGCAGTTAGATGTGAGTCAGGTGACAACGCTAGCCGGTGCCTTTCAGGATGTTCACGCGGCCCGATTAGACGTGACGGGGTGGGATACCCGCCAGGTGAAGGACCTCTCGCACTTATTTGAACGCGCCAGCTTTTACCGGAATATCAAGGGCTTGGCCACTTGGCAGACGGGCCAAGTCACGACCATGGCGAACTTCATGCGGGGCATCGAATTTGATGCCCCGGTGATGGCGGAGCTAGGGGATTGGCAGACCGCCAACGTCACCGATATGCACGGAAGCTTTGCGGAAACCGAAAACATTAGTGTGCTTGACCTGAGCCATTGGGATATGCGGCAGGTTAAAGATTGCCGGGAATTTGCCACTTGGACGCGGCCGAATAAACGCCGGATTCAGATTTTTAGGTTCGGTCCCCATATCCGGTTCGACGGCGCGCAAAAGCAGACCGTCTTGCCCCTGTCACGGGGGTACAGCCATAAGTGGCACCAGATGTTTTTACGCGACACGCAGGGAGATTATGATGACTGTGAGGCGACCTATACGCCGGCTGACTTGCAAAAGCGGTACACGGGTCAGGCCCCACAGGAGCTTCAAACCTACATTTTAGATTTCTTTAGCCTGCGGGTGGCGGGGCATGACCAGAAAATAGAAGATGGGCGGCCAGCAGAAATTGATCTCAAGAAGTACCAGCTAGACATGGTCTACGATCGGGCGTTTGCGACAGGGTTTCACTTTGAGCGACCGGTAACTGAGGATGATTTAGAGTTTGGGGGAGCCTTTAAGAACACGGGACGGGCGCCGAGTGAACCGGGGACTTATCCGGTGGTCTTAAGCCAAACCGGCCTGGAAGAGCTGTTAGACCTGGTTGACCCCTTCGAAGATGACACGGAAACCTATACGGTTAACGTTCATCCGCGGTTCTTCGGGACCTATACGATCTTGCCGAAAGACCCGACTCAGAACATGGGGAAGGTTCAGGTGCGCTACGCCACGCTGACGGGGGAAGAGCTTGCGCAGACCACGTTAACTGGTAAAATTGGTAGCGCTTACGTTTCGAGCCAACGGGATTTCAAGGGGTATCAGTTGCGAGAAGTTCAGGGCGACATCCTGGGAACGTTTACCCAGGCTCCCCAGACCATCACGTATCTTTATGCGGCCGATGAAGCCGACGAAAACCAACAGACGCCGGGGCCCGAGCAACCAGGGACACCGGCGCCGCAACCGCCGGTGACCAGTCCGGAAGTACCGAGTCCGGGAGAAACGCCGGGTGGTGATGGCGAACCAACGTCGCCAGACGGTAATGGGACGCCCGGTCATGGGGATGTGGACGGTGACGGTGACCACTCAGGGCAGGAGCCCTCGCAACCGGGTGGCAATCAGGGAGAAACACCAGCGCCCGCACCGAATCCGGGGCAGCCAGAACCTGGTCAACCGGGGACGCCCGCACCGGCACCGAGTCTACCAGTCCCGACGCCTACGCCGCAGCCAGGACCGCAACCGAACCCGCAACCACAACCAGAAACGAAACCTAAACCGGATGTGACGCCACAACCGGAGATGCAATCACAAGCGGAGCCAAAACCAAAACCAAAACCAAAACCAAATGCCCAACCCACCGCAACGCCTAATCGGCCGGTCCCGGGGACGCCGCAGCTGCCGGGCACGTCGACGACCACCCATCCGGGGAACTGGGCGCCGGCGACCACCGTGGCCGTTCCTGCCGGTCAAGCCACACCAACCGCGGATGCCACGGTGACGCTGACGGGTGGCCTGACGGGAGCGACCAGGGTGCCCACCCAACCGGCCAGCCAAACTTCAACACAGCACGCGTTGCCGCAAACCAACGACCAAACCAGCCCGTGGTGGCATTTACTGGGGGCCTTCCTACTCGCGGGCACTCTCTATTGCGGGCGGCGCTGGAAAAATCTTTCTAAAAAGTAG
- a CDS encoding aldo/keto reductase: MIENLQATVTLNNGTQMPGFGLGVFQIPDDQTAAAVASAIEQGYRLIDTAQIYGNEVGTGEGIRQGLAKTGLKREDLFVTSKVWNDHLTYDETMAAYQDSLEKLGLDYLDLYLIHWPGDNGYQESWRALEDLYQAGKIKAIGVSNFMANHLADLLTTAKVVPVIDQIELHPLMTQEAMRQVAADHDIKLQAWSPLAQGKLFSNPVMQDLATKYHKSIAQLILKWDVQRDVLVITKSTNPARIKANAEVFDFTIDDADMATINGLNQDVRVGPDPQTFDF, from the coding sequence ATGATTGAAAATTTACAAGCAACGGTGACACTAAATAACGGGACGCAGATGCCCGGTTTCGGGTTAGGCGTCTTTCAAATTCCGGATGACCAAACGGCTGCGGCCGTTGCCAGCGCCATTGAACAGGGCTATCGTCTGATCGATACCGCCCAGATTTACGGTAACGAGGTCGGCACGGGCGAGGGAATTCGCCAGGGCCTGGCCAAGACGGGGCTGAAGCGCGAAGACCTCTTCGTGACGTCCAAGGTCTGGAACGACCATCTGACCTACGACGAAACGATGGCGGCTTATCAGGACAGCTTGGAAAAACTGGGGTTGGACTACCTGGACCTCTACCTGATCCACTGGCCCGGCGACAACGGCTACCAAGAGTCTTGGCGGGCGTTAGAAGACCTGTATCAGGCCGGAAAAATTAAGGCGATCGGGGTCAGCAACTTCATGGCTAACCATTTAGCGGATCTGCTGACTACGGCCAAGGTCGTGCCCGTGATTGATCAGATTGAACTGCACCCACTGATGACGCAAGAAGCCATGCGGCAGGTGGCGGCCGACCACGACATCAAGTTACAGGCCTGGTCACCGCTCGCGCAGGGGAAATTGTTCAGTAATCCGGTTATGCAGGACTTGGCAACGAAGTACCACAAGTCGATCGCCCAACTAATTTTAAAGTGGGACGTGCAACGCGACGTGTTGGTAATCACCAAGTCAACCAATCCGGCCCGGATCAAGGCCAACGCCGAGGTCTTTGACTTCACCATTGACGACGCCGACATGGCCACCATCAACGGGTTGAACCAAGACGTCCGGGTGGGGCCAGATCCCCAGACGTTTGATTTCTAA